One Anatilimnocola floriformis genomic window, ACATCCGCCTGGCGGTGGTTTTCGAATGAAACCGGAGGCATTCCTGGCGCAAGCAGGCAAGTTGGCCGCCCACTCACAAAACGATGCTGCGAATGCCAGGACGGCAACCAGCCGAGCCTACTATTGCGCCTTTCATCTGGTGCGTCTCTTTCTTGCCGAGTTGAACTTCCCCGCCGGCAAAGATCACGACCTACATAAGCCGCTGATGGCATCGCGCAATCCGATCGGAATCGAGGCGGCTCGGTACCTTTCGCATTTGTATGAATCGCGCCGCCGAGCAGATTATGAGTTGACGAATGTGGGTTGCGAGACGCAGGAGGTCGCGCAGAATTCCGTGGAACGCGCCGAGCGGATCAAATCCCTACTGCTGCAAATGCAAGCCGAACCGCCCCGCACAGAAATTGCCGCTGGGCTGCATACTTATCAGCAACAACTGCCGAATCGAATTTCCTAAACCAGCCCAGCCATGCCCTACACCACTTCCTGCCCATGCGGACGCGATGTGCCGGTCGAAGCGACGCAGGCGGGCACTGAGCTCGAGTGCCCCGGTTGCCGGCGGAGCGTGCGAGTGCCGCGATTGTCGGCACTGCGCGTAGCCGCCGGCGAAACGGCGATTCCGCTCAACGCTGCCGAGCGTGTGGCTCACGCTGTCAAACAGGGACTGCTGCCGAGCAACCTGGTTTGCCCAGTTACTCATGGCAGCGTCAATGCTGTCGCGATCTTTCGCATTCACTGCGAACGTAGCTGGAAACGGGAGCAGGCGGCTGAAGAGGACCACGCAATATCGCGCCTGATCACGATGCTTCTCTTCAGCTTCGTCGGTCTGTTTGTCTGGACCTCGCGGAAAGGGAAGCAGGAAGTTCTCGGCCGCGACACCTTCGTCGACACGCCGCTGGGAGTTTCCAGCGAAGCGCTGCCCCAACTCTCTCGCCAGCGCAATCAACGCGAGCTCCAGCGACTGCTCTGCGCCATCCCCGAATACGCTGCCGTCTTTGCCGAGTATCCCGGCGCCACGGTTTCGTTTGTCTCAGGTGCGGAACTGCGTTAAGACGCGGAATTTGGCAGAATTTTTCAGCGCGCACGTTCTGCCCCACCATCGATCTTCATCAAACATACACACAACCTTTATTGAGGACGCTAGCGCAACCTATACCCTGAACGCGATTAGTCACGCCGCTCACCGAGACGCGTTTTATGACGGGCGAAGTAACTGCCGCGCGAGCCGCATCTAATAAGTCTGCGAAGTTCTCGTTCAAGAGCCTGTTGTTCGTCGCAATCCCAGCCATCGTTGTCGTGCTGGGAGTTTTCGGCCTGCTTTACAGTCAGGCGCAACGCGAAACGCCGCCGCCGGTCGACTTCCTAGCCATCGTGAAGCTCGCCCTGCGATCGCCCAAGCGTCTGTCGCAAAGCCTAACGGACAAAAATGGCGATCTGGTCGCCGACGCGCCCGAGGATCCGGCGCTATGGCTTGATCCAGAAACTTTAGAGTTCGAAATCCTCGGTCGCGACCTGGCAAGCGAGACCCAGCAGTGGTCCGATTTCGTTTCTCACCTGCAACAAGTAACCGGCAAGCAGGTGCATCTCACTCTGCGACCCGAACCAACTTCACTCTCGTCCAGCGAGGCCACCCCGCCCACCTTGCAACAGGCTCGCGATTTTCACGCTGGCAAGATTCATCTGGCCTGTTTGAACACGGGCGCCGTGACGCTCAATGTGAACGAAGGTGGCGCTGTTCCCTTTTGCGTCATGGCCGATGAGGCAGGCAAATTTGGTTATGAGATGGAGATCATCGTCCCTGCCGACAGTCGCGTGACGAAAGTGTCGCAGCTCAAGGGCGCCGAGAAAGTGTTCTTCGCGTCGATGTATTCGCACTCTGGTTTCAAAGCCCCGCTGATGATCCTGTGGAATGATTTCAATCTGCAGCCCGAACGCGACTACACCCCCGTGTTTGTCAGCGGCCAAGAACAAGCCATCGAAGTGATTGCAAAAAATCGCGGCGACGCAGCGCCCGTGGCCAGTGATCTGCT contains:
- a CDS encoding HEPN domain-containing protein — translated: MKPEAFLAQAGKLAAHSQNDAANARTATSRAYYCAFHLVRLFLAELNFPAGKDHDLHKPLMASRNPIGIEAARYLSHLYESRRRADYELTNVGCETQEVAQNSVERAERIKSLLLQMQAEPPRTEIAAGLHTYQQQLPNRIS
- a CDS encoding PhnD/SsuA/transferrin family substrate-binding protein codes for the protein MTGEVTAARAASNKSAKFSFKSLLFVAIPAIVVVLGVFGLLYSQAQRETPPPVDFLAIVKLALRSPKRLSQSLTDKNGDLVADAPEDPALWLDPETLEFEILGRDLASETQQWSDFVSHLQQVTGKQVHLTLRPEPTSLSSSEATPPTLQQARDFHAGKIHLACLNTGAVTLNVNEGGAVPFCVMADEAGKFGYEMEIIVPADSRVTKVSQLKGAEKVFFASMYSHSGFKAPLMILWNDFNLQPERDYTPVFVSGQEQAIEVIAKNRGDAAPVASDLLRRIIGRGDVAEKSIRSIYKSKAYPPACFAYAHQLKPELAEKVKTAFLEFRWAGTSLEKAYAAAQQSRFVPASYQNDWQSVRDIEDQVSSLLQSEDRHP